In one window of Nocardioides panacisoli DNA:
- a CDS encoding TlpA disulfide reductase family protein: protein MGLVLAALLTGCSTFQGTGDLDYVAGQGAVTQVAPEEREEPVEIAGETLDGDRLDLADLRGTVVVVNVWGSWCGPCKAEMPMLVDAYGETDRDEVSFVGIDIRETDPANARAFEREVGVEYPSFYDPGSELLLRFGKRSPYATPSTLVLDDRGRVAALISGEIPSKRTLLDLVEEVAAEGGDG, encoded by the coding sequence GTGGGCCTCGTCCTCGCCGCGCTGCTGACGGGCTGCTCGACCTTCCAGGGCACCGGCGACCTCGACTACGTCGCCGGGCAGGGCGCGGTCACCCAGGTCGCACCCGAGGAGCGCGAGGAGCCGGTGGAGATCGCGGGGGAGACCCTCGACGGCGACCGGCTCGACCTGGCCGACCTGCGCGGCACCGTCGTGGTCGTCAACGTGTGGGGCTCCTGGTGCGGCCCGTGCAAGGCCGAGATGCCGATGCTGGTCGATGCCTACGGGGAGACCGACCGCGACGAGGTGTCCTTCGTCGGCATCGACATCCGCGAGACCGACCCGGCCAACGCGCGGGCCTTCGAGCGCGAGGTCGGCGTGGAGTACCCCTCCTTCTACGACCCCGGCAGCGAGCTGCTGCTGCGGTTCGGCAAGCGGTCGCCGTACGCGACGCCGAGCACGCTCGTGCTCGACGACCGCGGCCGTGTCGCCGCCCTGATCAGCGGGGAGATCCCCTCGAAGCGGACGCTGCTGGACCTCGTCGAGGAGGTCGCGGCCGAGGGTGGCGATGGCTGA
- a CDS encoding histidine phosphatase family protein, giving the protein MSGTPDTVVHLLRHGEVHNPDGILYGRRDGFHLSERGRAMARRVAETYGDRDITVVRSSPLERAQETAAPLAETLGVEVGLESRILESENQFEGMQFSGPRTLRDPRLWRHLWNPFRPSWGEPYAEIVARMMAAIEDVRRDAAGHEALLVSHQLPIWTTRLHVEDRSFLHDPRKRQCTLCSVTSFGFVGDRITQVSYREPAIDLVPKGDRHAPFSAGNAPDDVKPDGG; this is encoded by the coding sequence GTGAGCGGCACCCCCGACACCGTCGTCCACCTGCTGCGCCACGGCGAGGTGCACAACCCCGACGGCATCCTCTACGGCCGCCGCGACGGCTTCCACCTCTCCGAGCGCGGCCGTGCCATGGCGCGCCGGGTCGCCGAGACCTACGGCGACCGCGACATCACCGTGGTCCGCTCCTCACCGCTGGAACGGGCGCAGGAGACCGCCGCGCCGTTGGCCGAGACGCTGGGGGTCGAGGTCGGGCTCGAGTCGCGGATCCTGGAGTCGGAGAACCAGTTCGAGGGCATGCAGTTCAGCGGCCCCCGCACGCTGCGCGACCCCCGCCTGTGGCGCCACCTGTGGAACCCCTTCCGCCCCAGCTGGGGCGAGCCGTACGCCGAGATCGTCGCCCGCATGATGGCCGCGATCGAGGACGTACGCCGCGACGCGGCCGGGCACGAGGCGCTGCTGGTCTCCCACCAGCTGCCGATCTGGACCACACGGCTCCACGTGGAGGACCGGTCGTTCCTCCATGATCCCCGCAAGCGCCAGTGCACGCTGTGTTCGGTGACCTCGTTCGGCTTCGTCGGCGACCGCATCACCCAGGTGTCCTACCGCGAGCCCGCGATCGACCTGGTGCCCAAGGGCGACCGCCACGCGCCGTTCTCGGCCGGCAACGCCCCCGACGACGTGAAGCCCGACGGTGGCTGA
- a CDS encoding cytochrome c biogenesis CcdA family protein encodes MAEFFQEQAAVGSLGLALPIALLVGLVSFFTPCTLPLLPGYLSYATGLSGADIVDGRGHRGRMLLGSVLFVSGFAAVFVALGAAFGSVGTWLRTWQDTITVVLGALLVVLGLVFAGAVPWLQREWRIHTLPGVGLGSAPLVGALFAIGWQPCVGPTYGVIVGLTFDDATAARGALLSFVYALGLGLPFILAAVFYRRLIGAFGWVRRHQAWVMRLGGLMLIAVGLLMVTGWWGHLTQWVQIQFVDDFGVYV; translated from the coding sequence ATGGCTGAGTTCTTCCAGGAGCAGGCCGCCGTCGGCTCGCTCGGCCTCGCACTGCCGATCGCGCTGCTGGTCGGGCTGGTCTCCTTCTTCACGCCCTGCACGCTGCCGCTGCTGCCGGGCTACCTCTCCTACGCGACCGGGCTGTCGGGCGCCGACATCGTCGACGGTCGCGGCCACCGCGGCCGGATGCTGCTGGGCTCGGTGCTGTTCGTGTCCGGCTTCGCCGCGGTCTTCGTCGCCCTCGGGGCGGCCTTCGGCAGCGTCGGCACGTGGCTGCGCACCTGGCAGGACACCATCACCGTCGTGCTCGGCGCACTGCTGGTGGTGCTGGGCCTGGTGTTCGCCGGGGCGGTCCCGTGGCTGCAGCGCGAGTGGCGCATCCACACCCTGCCCGGGGTCGGCCTGGGGTCGGCACCGTTGGTCGGGGCGCTGTTCGCCATCGGCTGGCAGCCGTGCGTCGGACCCACCTACGGCGTCATCGTCGGACTCACCTTCGACGACGCCACCGCCGCCCGCGGCGCCCTGCTGTCCTTCGTCTACGCCCTCGGGCTGGGCCTCCCGTTCATCCTCGCCGCGGTCTTCTACCGGCGCCTCATCGGTGCCTTCGGCTGGGTACGCCGCCACCAGGCCTGGGTGATGCGCCTGGGCGGCCTGATGCTCATCGCCGTCGGCCTGCTGATGGTCACCGGCTGGTGGGGCCACCTGACCCAGTGGGTGCAGATCCAGTTCGTCGACGACTTCGGGGTGTACGTGTGA
- a CDS encoding lytic transglycosylase domain-containing protein, protein MSRMRQGYLLRGVAILIAAVFSGAWTFSVAGMGGLPAVSAAEEPTPDLPDGSSVPSEAIDAPASLSNTDDLTGGNGASVIAASSTNAIPSAALAAYQRAESVINKADESCNITWQLIAAIGRVESNHGRVNGNVLDSDGVASPGIYGPALNGTGGVKAIADTDAGQYDSDERWDRAVGPMQFIPSTWSVVGVDADGDGMRNPQDIDDAALAAAVYLCSGDDDLSTLAGQKSAIFRYNNSTEYVNLVLDIMEAYLEGDYTAVEGTTTAGGFIVPDPTYQPPPAYNPPRAGGDRYTPPTQNSGGSSGGSNGGSSSGGSTGGSTGGSGGETGGDGGGGDVISNDPGQAAKDTTKKVTDGVKKTTEKLAKGDVGGAVEEVDKEVVGGVTTALIDGLLGPLAKDEVRTKCKQSVADKPLLVRELKLTECLLSYGLRG, encoded by the coding sequence ATGTCGAGAATGCGTCAGGGCTACCTGTTGCGCGGCGTCGCGATCCTCATCGCAGCCGTGTTCTCGGGCGCGTGGACGTTCAGCGTCGCCGGGATGGGCGGCCTGCCCGCCGTCTCCGCCGCCGAGGAGCCCACGCCGGACCTGCCCGACGGCAGCAGCGTGCCCTCCGAGGCGATCGACGCGCCGGCCAGCCTGTCCAACACCGACGACCTCACCGGCGGCAACGGCGCGTCGGTGATCGCGGCGTCCTCGACCAACGCGATCCCGTCCGCCGCCCTGGCGGCGTACCAGCGTGCCGAGTCGGTCATCAACAAGGCCGACGAGAGCTGCAACATCACCTGGCAGCTCATCGCCGCGATCGGTCGGGTCGAGTCCAACCACGGCCGGGTCAACGGCAACGTGCTCGACAGCGACGGTGTGGCCAGCCCGGGCATCTACGGCCCCGCGCTCAACGGCACCGGCGGCGTGAAGGCGATCGCCGACACCGACGCCGGCCAGTACGACTCCGACGAGCGCTGGGACCGAGCGGTCGGCCCGATGCAGTTCATCCCCTCGACCTGGTCGGTCGTGGGCGTGGACGCCGACGGCGACGGCATGCGCAACCCGCAGGACATCGACGACGCCGCACTGGCCGCGGCGGTCTACCTCTGCTCCGGCGACGACGACCTGTCCACGCTCGCCGGCCAGAAGAGCGCGATCTTCCGCTACAACAACTCCACCGAGTACGTGAACCTGGTGCTCGACATCATGGAGGCCTACCTCGAGGGCGACTACACCGCCGTCGAGGGCACCACCACCGCGGGCGGCTTCATCGTCCCGGACCCGACCTACCAGCCGCCGCCGGCCTACAACCCGCCGCGCGCCGGTGGTGACCGCTACACGCCGCCCACGCAGAACAGCGGCGGTTCCTCCGGCGGCAGCAACGGCGGCTCCAGCAGCGGTGGTTCGACCGGTGGCAGCACCGGCGGCTCCGGTGGCGAGACCGGCGGCGACGGCGGTGGCGGCGACGTCATCTCCAACGACCCGGGCCAGGCCGCCAAGGACACCACCAAGAAGGTCACCGACGGCGTCAAGAAGACGACGGAGAAGCTCGCCAAGGGCGACGTCGGCGGCGCCGTGGAGGAGGTCGACAAGGAGGTCGTCGGCGGTGTCACGACGGCGCTCATCGACGGCCTGCTCGGCCCGCTGGCCAAGGACGAGGTCCGCACCAAGTGCAAGCAGAGCGTGGCGGACAAGCCGCTGCTGGTGCGTGAGCTCAAGCTGACCGAGTGCCTGCTGTCCTACGGCCTGCGGGGCTGA
- the ccsB gene encoding c-type cytochrome biogenesis protein CcsB, translated as MTNAMWEGLSNQAVAVAGVVYFLALLVHLGEFAALRQPKEAAVAVGAGGAPDAPVEGDDSGARTPSERIAFLGRLGYLLTVIAALAHFVALVGRGMAAEPNRVPWGNMYEFTVSGTFVVTVIYLALFRRYGLGWMAPLAVGFVLSVLMVAVIWLHEPVAPLTEALNSYWLVIHVVSAAVATGAFTVGGIASVMYLVKLRTGDAEDGWLARVPGLVSLDKLAYRIHAFAFPVWTFAVLITGPIWAHEAWSRYWNWDPKEVWAFITWVVYAGYLHARATAGWKGRNAAILALIGMATLWFNFIGVNYFASNSQHSYAAPGTPAEVPAVTIVDRP; from the coding sequence ATGACCAACGCGATGTGGGAGGGCCTGAGCAACCAGGCCGTGGCGGTCGCCGGCGTCGTCTACTTCCTGGCGCTCCTGGTGCACCTGGGCGAGTTCGCCGCGCTGCGCCAGCCCAAGGAGGCGGCGGTTGCGGTCGGCGCCGGTGGGGCACCGGACGCGCCGGTCGAGGGCGACGACAGCGGCGCGCGTACGCCGTCGGAGCGGATCGCGTTCCTCGGGCGGCTGGGCTACCTGCTCACCGTCATCGCGGCACTGGCGCACTTCGTGGCACTCGTGGGACGCGGGATGGCCGCCGAGCCCAACCGCGTGCCGTGGGGCAACATGTACGAGTTCACCGTCTCCGGCACGTTCGTCGTGACGGTGATCTACCTGGCGCTCTTCCGCCGCTACGGGCTGGGCTGGATGGCGCCGCTGGCGGTCGGGTTCGTGCTCAGCGTGCTGATGGTCGCCGTCATCTGGCTGCACGAGCCCGTGGCGCCGCTGACCGAGGCGCTCAACTCCTACTGGCTGGTGATCCACGTCGTCTCCGCCGCGGTCGCGACCGGTGCCTTCACCGTCGGCGGCATCGCCTCGGTGATGTACCTGGTCAAGCTCCGCACCGGCGACGCCGAGGATGGCTGGCTGGCGCGCGTGCCGGGGCTCGTCTCGCTGGACAAGCTGGCCTACCGGATCCACGCGTTCGCCTTCCCGGTGTGGACCTTCGCGGTGCTCATCACCGGCCCGATCTGGGCCCACGAGGCGTGGTCGCGCTACTGGAACTGGGACCCCAAGGAGGTCTGGGCCTTCATCACCTGGGTCGTGTACGCCGGCTACCTCCACGCCCGCGCCACCGCGGGCTGGAAGGGCCGCAACGCAGCGATCCTGGCCCTGATCGGCATGGCGACGCTGTGGTTCAACTTCATCGGCGTCAACTACTTCGCCTCCAACTCCCAGCACTCCTACGCCGCGCCGGGGACGCCGGCGGAGGTCCCGGCCGTCACCATCGTTGACAGGCCGTGA
- a CDS encoding uroporphyrinogen-III synthase, whose product MTAKTAAPAAKSTRQQTTPGDVAFVGTGPGAPELLTVRATAVIAEADVLITELPEHADLIAHVLGHAALEGETEDGPEVVDGGFGEDGQPLTHAARAKLVVKHAKRGQRVVRLLGGDPFLYASGPEEAQAVAKAGITFEVVPGVSSVGAVPAYAGIPLTTKNHREVAVVTCGDKVDWSRYAKVPTLVLLSAVGQIGDIARDLIDAGRKPATPVAMTQVGTTTEQQTVTTTLEEVAEDPRAARVAPPAVIVVGQVVDLRDKLSWFETKPIFGWRVLVPRTKEQSASLSVKVRSYGGVPEEVPTISVEPPRNPQQMDKAVRGLVEGRYEWIAFTSVNAVKAVREKFEEYGLDARAFSGLKIAAVGEKTAASLAAWGLRADLTPSGEQSAAGLLEDWPEYDDVLDPINRVFLPRADIATENLVAGLIDKGWECDDVTAYRTVRAAPPPAPTREAIKSGKFDAVLFTSSSTVRNLVGIAGKPHPSTIIACIGPATAKTAEEHGLRVDVMAAKPDVEVLVDGLADFGASRRASLLEAGEPITKPSDRKPATRRRRKASAK is encoded by the coding sequence ATGACCGCCAAGACAGCCGCTCCGGCTGCCAAGTCCACCCGCCAGCAGACCACCCCCGGCGACGTCGCCTTCGTCGGCACCGGCCCCGGTGCGCCCGAGCTCCTCACGGTGCGTGCCACCGCGGTGATCGCGGAGGCCGACGTCCTCATCACCGAGCTCCCCGAGCACGCCGACCTGATCGCCCACGTGCTCGGCCACGCCGCGCTCGAGGGGGAGACCGAGGACGGTCCCGAGGTGGTCGACGGCGGCTTCGGCGAGGACGGCCAGCCGCTGACCCACGCCGCCCGCGCCAAGCTCGTCGTCAAGCACGCCAAGCGCGGCCAGCGCGTCGTCCGGCTGCTCGGTGGCGACCCCTTCCTCTACGCCTCCGGCCCCGAGGAGGCCCAGGCCGTGGCCAAGGCGGGCATCACCTTCGAGGTCGTCCCGGGCGTCTCCTCGGTGGGCGCGGTCCCGGCGTACGCCGGCATCCCGCTGACGACGAAGAACCACCGCGAGGTCGCGGTCGTGACCTGTGGCGACAAGGTCGACTGGAGCCGCTACGCGAAGGTCCCGACGCTGGTGCTGCTGTCCGCGGTCGGCCAGATCGGCGACATCGCGCGTGACCTGATCGACGCGGGTCGCAAGCCCGCGACGCCGGTCGCGATGACCCAGGTCGGCACGACGACGGAGCAGCAGACCGTCACCACGACGCTGGAGGAGGTCGCCGAGGACCCCCGCGCCGCGCGGGTCGCGCCTCCGGCGGTGATCGTGGTCGGTCAGGTCGTGGACCTGCGCGACAAGCTGTCGTGGTTCGAGACCAAGCCGATCTTCGGATGGCGCGTGCTGGTGCCGCGCACCAAGGAGCAGTCGGCCTCGCTGTCGGTCAAGGTCCGCTCCTACGGCGGCGTGCCCGAGGAGGTCCCGACGATCTCCGTCGAGCCGCCGCGCAACCCGCAGCAGATGGACAAGGCCGTGCGCGGCCTGGTCGAGGGGCGCTACGAGTGGATCGCCTTCACCTCGGTCAACGCCGTCAAGGCGGTGCGTGAGAAGTTCGAGGAGTACGGCCTCGACGCGCGTGCCTTCTCCGGCCTGAAGATCGCCGCGGTCGGCGAGAAGACCGCCGCGTCGCTGGCCGCGTGGGGCCTGCGGGCCGACCTGACGCCCTCGGGCGAGCAGTCGGCCGCCGGCCTGCTGGAGGACTGGCCGGAGTACGACGACGTGCTCGACCCGATCAACCGCGTCTTCCTGCCGCGGGCCGACATCGCGACCGAGAACCTGGTCGCGGGGCTCATCGACAAGGGCTGGGAGTGCGACGACGTGACGGCGTACCGCACGGTGCGTGCTGCGCCGCCGCCGGCGCCGACGCGTGAGGCGATCAAGTCGGGCAAGTTCGACGCGGTGCTGTTCACCTCGTCCTCGACGGTGCGCAACCTGGTCGGCATCGCCGGCAAGCCGCACCCCTCGACGATCATCGCCTGCATCGGTCCGGCCACGGCCAAGACGGCCGAGGAGCACGGGCTGCGCGTCGACGTCATGGCTGCCAAGCCCGACGTCGAGGTGCTGGTCGACGGACTGGCCGACTTCGGTGCCTCCCGCCGCGCCTCGCTGCTGGAGGCCGGTGAGCCGATCACCAAGCCCTCGGACCGCAAGCCCGCCACGCGCCGCCGCCGCAAGGCCAGCGCCAAGTGA
- a CDS encoding DUF4229 domain-containing protein, giving the protein MKAFWIYTAMRLGLFAGSFAIIFGVWFLVAGSVPIFWAVLIAFVVSGVASFFILERQRRAFAVRVEGRAEQAAAKFDEQRSKEDRD; this is encoded by the coding sequence GTGAAGGCTTTCTGGATCTACACCGCGATGCGGCTCGGCCTGTTTGCGGGCTCGTTCGCGATCATCTTCGGCGTCTGGTTCCTCGTCGCCGGTTCGGTGCCGATCTTCTGGGCGGTGCTGATCGCGTTCGTCGTCAGCGGCGTGGCGTCGTTCTTCATCCTCGAGCGGCAGCGACGAGCCTTCGCGGTCCGCGTCGAGGGCCGCGCCGAGCAGGCGGCGGCGAAGTTCGACGAGCAGCGGTCCAAGGAGGACCGGGACTGA
- the resB gene encoding cytochrome c biogenesis protein ResB, with amino-acid sequence MSDAPVRRPGELTARELLRWTWRQLTSMRTALVLLLLLALAAVPGSVIPQEGVDSLAVTRWKDQHPDLTPIYERLDLFNVYDSVWFSAIYLLLVISLVGCIVPRTAVYWRALRAQPPAAPRNLSRMPDSTSYETDETPEAVLAHARAVLGPRSFGRGHRLRRVPTSSTEKADDAVSAERGRLREAGNLLFHLSVLVVLAGFAVGGLLGYQGGVILVKGSTFGNSLTQYDDFNPGGLFSPDQLDRFAFTVEDFHVDWLTEGPRAGMAQGFEADLSHYTDDTESRDEYTLRVNHPLTIENTDVFLIGHGYAPVITVRDGDGEVAYKGPTVFLPQDASFLSFGVVKAPAAEPQAIGLEGLFYPTFANVEGDPVTLMGDDLNPTISMLAYSGDIGLDDGSPESVYVLDKSNADQLRDAEGDPLRLDLQPGQTQQLPDGLGSVTFEGVEPWVRVQISQSPGKEVALIGVVLALIGLCGSLFIRPRRVFVRARAADGGGASTLVEVAVLDRSGNAEVDELLSDIVSALRGPRPETSAEEKDPS; translated from the coding sequence GTGAGCGATGCCCCCGTACGCCGTCCCGGGGAGCTGACGGCGCGCGAGCTGCTGCGCTGGACGTGGCGCCAGCTCACCTCGATGCGCACCGCCCTGGTGCTCCTGCTGCTGCTCGCGCTCGCGGCGGTGCCGGGGTCGGTGATCCCGCAGGAGGGCGTCGACTCGCTCGCGGTGACGCGGTGGAAGGACCAGCACCCCGACCTGACGCCGATCTATGAGCGGCTGGACCTGTTCAACGTCTACGACTCGGTGTGGTTCTCCGCGATCTACCTGCTGCTGGTGATCTCGCTGGTGGGCTGCATCGTGCCGCGCACGGCCGTCTACTGGCGCGCGCTCCGCGCCCAGCCGCCCGCCGCGCCGCGCAACCTCTCGCGGATGCCGGACAGCACGTCGTACGAGACCGACGAGACGCCGGAGGCCGTGCTCGCCCACGCGCGGGCGGTGCTGGGGCCGAGGTCGTTCGGCAGGGGCCACCGGCTGCGGCGGGTCCCGACGAGCTCGACCGAGAAGGCGGACGACGCCGTCAGCGCCGAGCGGGGACGCCTGCGCGAGGCGGGCAACCTGCTCTTCCACCTCTCGGTGCTGGTGGTGCTCGCCGGGTTCGCCGTCGGGGGGCTGCTGGGCTACCAGGGCGGCGTGATCCTGGTGAAGGGGTCGACGTTCGGCAACAGCCTCACCCAGTACGACGACTTCAACCCCGGCGGGCTCTTCAGCCCCGACCAGCTCGACCGGTTCGCGTTCACCGTGGAGGACTTCCACGTCGACTGGCTCACCGAGGGGCCGCGTGCGGGGATGGCGCAGGGCTTCGAGGCCGACCTCAGCCACTACACCGACGACACCGAGAGTCGCGACGAGTACACGCTGCGGGTCAACCACCCGCTGACGATCGAGAACACCGACGTCTTCCTCATCGGGCACGGCTACGCCCCGGTCATCACGGTCCGCGACGGCGACGGCGAGGTCGCCTACAAGGGGCCGACGGTCTTCCTGCCCCAGGACGCGAGCTTCCTCTCCTTCGGCGTGGTCAAGGCGCCCGCCGCCGAGCCGCAGGCGATCGGCCTGGAGGGGCTGTTCTACCCGACCTTCGCCAACGTCGAGGGCGACCCCGTCACGCTGATGGGTGACGACCTCAACCCCACGATCTCGATGCTCGCCTACAGCGGCGACATCGGGCTCGACGACGGCTCGCCGGAGTCGGTCTACGTGCTGGACAAGAGCAACGCCGACCAGCTCCGCGACGCCGAGGGCGACCCGCTGCGGCTCGACCTCCAGCCGGGCCAGACCCAGCAGCTGCCCGACGGGCTCGGATCGGTCACCTTCGAGGGCGTCGAGCCCTGGGTGCGGGTGCAGATCAGCCAGAGCCCCGGCAAGGAGGTTGCGCTGATCGGCGTCGTGCTGGCCCTGATCGGGCTGTGCGGCTCGCTCTTCATCCGGCCGCGCCGCGTCTTCGTCCGGGCGCGGGCCGCCGATGGGGGCGGCGCGTCTACGCTGGTGGAGGTCGCCGTGCTGGACCGCTCGGGCAACGCCGAGGTCGACGAGCTGCTCTCCGACATCGTGTCCGCCCTGCGGGGCCCGCGACCGGAGACGAGTGCAGAGGAGAAGGACCCATCATGA
- the hemB gene encoding porphobilinogen synthase, whose product MPDIEVPTIRPRRLRTTPAMRRMVAETAVRPSQLVLPAFVREGADEPTPIGSMPGVVQHSRDSLRRAATEAAERGVGGLMLFGVPESKDPEGSGGIDPDGILNVAIAEVKAEVGDALVVMSDLCLDEFTDHGHCGLLAPDGTVDNDATLRSYAEMARAQAAAGVDMVGPSGMMDGQVAVIRTALDRAGHTDTGILAYGAKYASAFYGPFREAVGSTLQGDRRTYQQDPPNAREGVREAQLDVAQGADMVMVKPALAYLDVLRQVRDAVDVPVAAYNISGEYAMVEAAAERGWIDREPAILETLTSIHRSGADVILTYWASEAAALLA is encoded by the coding sequence ATGCCTGACATCGAGGTGCCCACGATCCGGCCGCGGCGACTGCGGACCACCCCGGCGATGCGGCGGATGGTCGCGGAGACCGCCGTGCGCCCCAGTCAGCTGGTGCTGCCTGCGTTCGTGCGGGAGGGCGCCGACGAGCCGACGCCGATCGGGTCGATGCCGGGCGTCGTGCAGCACAGCCGCGACTCGCTCCGCCGCGCCGCCACCGAGGCGGCCGAGCGCGGCGTCGGCGGGCTGATGCTCTTCGGCGTTCCCGAGTCCAAGGACCCCGAGGGCAGCGGCGGGATCGACCCCGACGGCATCCTCAACGTCGCGATCGCCGAGGTGAAGGCCGAGGTCGGCGACGCCCTGGTCGTGATGAGCGACCTGTGCCTGGACGAGTTCACCGACCACGGCCACTGCGGCCTGCTCGCCCCGGACGGCACGGTCGACAACGACGCCACGCTCCGCTCGTACGCCGAGATGGCGCGCGCCCAGGCGGCCGCCGGTGTCGACATGGTCGGCCCGAGCGGGATGATGGACGGCCAGGTGGCGGTGATCCGCACCGCGCTGGACCGGGCCGGGCACACCGACACCGGCATCCTCGCCTACGGCGCGAAGTACGCCTCGGCGTTCTACGGGCCCTTCCGGGAGGCCGTGGGCTCGACGCTGCAGGGTGACCGCCGCACCTACCAGCAGGACCCGCCCAACGCCCGTGAGGGCGTGCGGGAGGCGCAGCTCGACGTCGCCCAGGGCGCCGACATGGTGATGGTCAAGCCGGCCCTGGCCTACCTCGACGTGCTGCGGCAGGTGCGCGACGCGGTGGACGTGCCGGTGGCGGCGTACAACATCTCGGGGGAGTACGCCATGGTCGAGGCCGCCGCCGAGCGTGGGTGGATCGACCGCGAGCCGGCGATCCTGGAGACCTTGACCTCGATCCACCGCTCCGGTGCGGACGTGATCCTCACCTACTGGGCCAGCGAGGCCGCAGCGCTCCTGGCCTGA
- the hemL gene encoding glutamate-1-semialdehyde 2,1-aminomutase, with protein MTSTPLTTDKSAALFERARAVTPGGVNSPVRAFNAVGGTPRFIAEAQGPWLTDVDGHSYVDLVGSWGPMLLGHAHPEVVAAVQAAAARGTSYGTPTEGEVALAEEIVSRTPVERLRLVSSGTEATMSAIRLARGFTGRDVVVKFAGCYHGHVDSLLAAAGSGLTTFSIPGTPGVPESSTELTLVLPYNDRAAVEQVFAEYGDRIACLITEAAPGNMGVIAPEVVDGQGFNAFLAETCRAHGALFVSDEVMTGFRASAHGQWGLDGEVEGWAPDLMTFGKVMGGGLPAAAFGGRAEVMAHLAPDGPVYQAGTLSGNPIATAAGLTTLRCATEKVYAHLDRVADTLRTEASRALEQAGVPHVVQSTGSMFSVFLTEGPVRNFAEAQGTDVAAYGAFFHAMLERGVHLPPSAFEGWFVSAAHDDRAVQQVLDALPAAAQAAAAGGGQ; from the coding sequence GTGACCTCCACGCCACTCACCACGGACAAGTCCGCGGCGCTGTTCGAGCGCGCCCGCGCGGTCACGCCCGGCGGGGTCAACTCACCGGTCCGCGCGTTCAACGCGGTCGGCGGCACCCCCCGCTTCATCGCCGAGGCGCAGGGCCCCTGGCTGACCGACGTCGACGGGCACTCCTACGTCGACCTGGTCGGCTCCTGGGGGCCGATGCTGCTCGGCCACGCCCACCCCGAGGTGGTCGCGGCGGTGCAGGCGGCGGCCGCCCGCGGCACGTCGTACGGCACCCCGACCGAGGGCGAGGTCGCCCTCGCCGAGGAGATCGTCTCCCGTACGCCGGTCGAGCGGCTCCGGCTCGTCTCCTCGGGCACCGAGGCCACCATGTCGGCCATCCGGCTGGCGCGGGGCTTCACCGGCCGTGACGTGGTCGTGAAGTTCGCCGGCTGCTACCACGGCCACGTCGACTCGCTGCTGGCCGCGGCCGGGTCCGGCCTCACCACCTTCTCCATCCCCGGCACGCCCGGCGTCCCGGAGTCCTCCACCGAGCTCACCCTCGTGCTGCCCTACAACGACCGTGCCGCGGTCGAGCAGGTCTTCGCCGAGTACGGAGACCGGATCGCCTGCCTCATCACCGAGGCCGCGCCGGGCAACATGGGTGTCATCGCTCCCGAGGTCGTGGACGGGCAGGGCTTCAACGCCTTCCTCGCCGAGACCTGCCGCGCCCACGGTGCGCTCTTCGTCAGCGACGAGGTGATGACCGGGTTCCGCGCCTCCGCCCACGGCCAGTGGGGCCTGGACGGCGAGGTCGAGGGCTGGGCGCCGGACCTGATGACCTTCGGCAAGGTCATGGGTGGCGGGCTGCCGGCCGCCGCGTTCGGTGGGCGCGCCGAGGTGATGGCCCACCTGGCGCCCGACGGTCCCGTCTACCAGGCCGGCACGCTGTCGGGGAACCCCATCGCCACCGCCGCCGGCCTCACCACGCTGCGCTGCGCGACCGAGAAGGTCTACGCCCACCTGGACCGGGTGGCCGACACGTTGCGCACCGAGGCCTCCCGTGCACTGGAGCAGGCCGGCGTACCGCACGTCGTGCAGTCCACCGGCTCGATGTTCTCGGTGTTCCTCACCGAGGGGCCGGTGCGGAACTTCGCCGAGGCCCAGGGCACCGACGTGGCGGCGTACGGCGCCTTCTTCCACGCGATGCTCGAGCGCGGGGTGCACCTGCCGCCGTCGGCCTTCGAGGGCTGGTTCGTCTCGGCCGCGCACGACGACCGCGCCGTGCAGCAGGTCCTCGACGCGCTGCCGGCCGCCGCGCAGGCCGCTGCCGCCGGGGGTGGCCAGTGA